Proteins from one Pseudomonas grandcourensis genomic window:
- a CDS encoding type VI secretion system tube protein Hcp: MAFDAYIQIDGIPGEVLDDKHKDWIEVLGYEYGATQATSATASSSGGASSERVALSDFSIRKAVDKASAKLFEACCKGTHIAKIQLNVNRAGGDKVTYLTINLEEVVVSSVKAVAGGSQNGEDKAVGDLPIEEISFNFARIKTTYTQQSRADGQGGGNVTGGWDRTANKVFA; the protein is encoded by the coding sequence ATGGCATTTGACGCATACATCCAGATCGACGGCATTCCAGGTGAAGTTCTGGACGACAAACACAAGGATTGGATCGAAGTGCTGGGCTACGAGTACGGCGCAACCCAGGCGACTTCCGCGACGGCCAGCTCTTCGGGCGGTGCTTCGTCGGAGCGTGTTGCGTTGAGCGACTTCAGCATCCGCAAAGCCGTGGACAAGGCTTCTGCCAAGCTGTTCGAAGCCTGCTGCAAAGGCACGCACATCGCCAAGATCCAGCTGAACGTGAACCGTGCCGGTGGCGACAAGGTGACCTACCTGACCATCAACCTGGAAGAAGTCGTGGTGTCGTCCGTGAAAGCGGTCGCCGGCGGCAGCCAGAACGGTGAAGACAAAGCGGTTGGCGATCTGCCGATCGAAGAAATCAGCTTCAACTTCGCCCGCATCAAGACCACCTACACCCAGCAGAGCCGTGCAGATGGCCAGGGCGGCGGCAACGTCACCGGTGGTTGGGATCGCACCGCGAACAAGGTTTTCGCATAA
- the tagF gene encoding type VI secretion system-associated protein TagF, translating into MIGCFGKVPASPDFVSLQGAGDDVCEFDSWLQGALAALQHREDWRELFDGLPLCFFSYRARSGNWLLGGLISSRDSSGRRYPFFIFQTLKASEAEPLVNPFTLGELFSGQIRPLLHMAVQGESTSVLFDRIKALRPLQGQDFELFRRVHDKFLVNFNLRDISTALEGAYPEFVTNAVLTRLQALRRHLAHATPIGIALPLPAERGLKNPTADLWVTWLTQMTPERTVPQISLLADDFMRPRLICFASRQTSDAYRVLTGISDRSQSYDVLASFDDFDEHHRTHTFPEIDRPLGDVIDRFVDALDSKPV; encoded by the coding sequence ATGATCGGTTGCTTCGGCAAGGTGCCCGCGAGCCCGGACTTCGTCAGCCTGCAAGGTGCGGGCGACGACGTCTGCGAGTTCGATAGCTGGCTGCAAGGGGCGCTGGCCGCCCTGCAGCATCGCGAAGACTGGCGCGAGTTGTTCGACGGGTTGCCGCTGTGCTTTTTCAGCTACCGCGCACGCAGCGGCAACTGGTTGCTGGGCGGGCTGATAAGCTCGAGGGATTCGAGTGGACGGCGCTATCCGTTTTTCATTTTCCAGACCCTCAAGGCCAGCGAAGCCGAGCCCCTGGTCAATCCGTTCACTCTGGGCGAACTGTTCAGCGGGCAGATCAGGCCCTTGCTGCACATGGCCGTCCAGGGCGAAAGCACTTCAGTGCTGTTCGACCGCATCAAGGCCCTGCGCCCGTTGCAAGGGCAGGACTTCGAGTTGTTCCGGCGCGTGCATGACAAGTTCCTGGTGAACTTCAACTTGCGCGATATCAGCACCGCGCTCGAAGGCGCCTACCCGGAATTCGTCACCAACGCCGTGCTGACCCGGCTTCAGGCCCTCAGAAGGCACCTGGCTCACGCGACGCCGATCGGCATCGCCCTGCCCTTGCCGGCAGAACGGGGCTTGAAAAACCCGACCGCCGATCTGTGGGTCACCTGGCTGACACAAATGACACCGGAACGCACCGTGCCGCAGATCAGCCTGCTGGCGGACGACTTCATGCGACCCCGGCTGATCTGTTTTGCATCGCGTCAGACCAGCGACGCCTACCGCGTGCTGACGGGCATCAGTGACCGCTCGCAAAGCTACGACGTGCTGGCGTCCTTCGATGACTTTGACGAACACCACCGCACACACACCTTTCCCGAAATCGACCGCCCGCTGGGTGACGTTATCGACCGTTTTGTCGATGCCCTGGATTCGAAGCCTGTATGA
- the tssM gene encoding type VI secretion system membrane subunit TssM, with translation MNKIKYYFLRYQPYILGVCFFLTIFVVWGIGRAFGFSSLNSLLTGIAVFLVLSAGYVLLLYRGVSRHHNLEGLLREDADQAVLNASPADREEVSLLRERLLQSIERLHSNKPRGSNPKDALYALPWYLVVGQPAAGKSTMLYQSGLNFPYAEREGVRVAGLGGTRNCDWFFSSEAVLLDTAGRYMNNQEEAGKWRAFLQLLRQHRQRRPLNGLIVTVSIHDILQASLEDQERIAKRLRERIQETHALLEVRLPVYLVFTKCDLVPGFAPFYRQLDETARGEVMGKTFSHKGYEQADWGQRFGVAMDELVSYWQQVASQQLVTQDIQITRQDSAVYRFPLELAALKPRLQLFVDALLRANPYQSAELLRGFYFTSALDADQPELGGHARQVTERFSLEGDREIANGHAQPRPLFINSLFRKVIIPDQHLVALYTTNHRERRRRATWIGGAAVIAVLLCSLLGWSYVNNRNTLQSLSAELTQAGVDDRSVPAQYTDWQTLDRLRFWTAHYYAQHHDEGVPLRMRLGLYQGYKVEPLVRSHYFDRLESVMLKPTADNLTRSLYLLTTLKVYQRNAKELMPVTGVDSVEPKALPNDNRAQSIAGFGKATLDTYVMLSRAQREKADPGFLKAKIPDYWYPAIARQVGNASVAASDYEFASRQINFYSDQIHEPDVPRILDNAFLISSSRNYINSLLTQSLRSIETITLESDTLFAFARADFQSLKTEGQSQLSAIAGKLLSTPNIGKIIIAGHADQLGDPQGNLQVSKQRAQTIKTYLVGKGVPGELVEAVGEGSNKPLVKCDMQQPRALLIRCLEPNRRVEIEVRALN, from the coding sequence ATGAACAAGATCAAGTATTACTTCTTGCGCTATCAACCCTACATCCTAGGGGTGTGCTTTTTCCTCACGATCTTCGTGGTGTGGGGCATCGGGCGGGCGTTCGGCTTCAGTTCGCTAAACAGCCTGTTGACCGGCATCGCGGTGTTCCTGGTGCTGTCCGCCGGTTATGTGTTGCTGCTCTATCGGGGCGTGTCCCGGCATCACAACCTCGAAGGACTGCTGCGCGAGGATGCCGATCAGGCGGTGTTGAACGCGAGCCCGGCGGATCGCGAGGAAGTCAGCCTTTTGCGCGAGCGTCTGCTGCAGAGCATCGAACGCCTGCACAGCAACAAGCCACGGGGCAGTAATCCCAAGGATGCGCTGTATGCCCTGCCCTGGTATCTGGTGGTCGGTCAGCCCGCGGCAGGCAAGAGCACCATGCTCTACCAGTCGGGTCTCAATTTCCCCTACGCCGAGCGCGAAGGCGTGCGGGTCGCAGGTCTGGGTGGCACGCGCAATTGCGACTGGTTCTTCAGCTCCGAGGCCGTGCTGCTGGACACCGCCGGCCGCTACATGAACAACCAGGAAGAGGCCGGCAAATGGCGCGCGTTCCTGCAACTGCTACGCCAGCATCGCCAGCGCCGGCCGCTCAACGGCCTGATCGTCACCGTCAGCATCCACGACATCCTGCAAGCCTCACTCGAAGATCAGGAACGCATCGCCAAGCGCCTGCGCGAACGCATCCAGGAAACCCATGCCCTGCTGGAAGTGCGCCTGCCGGTCTACCTGGTGTTCACCAAGTGCGACCTGGTACCCGGTTTCGCGCCCTTCTATCGCCAACTCGATGAAACCGCACGCGGCGAAGTCATGGGCAAGACCTTCTCCCACAAAGGCTATGAGCAGGCCGACTGGGGGCAGCGCTTCGGCGTCGCGATGGACGAGCTGGTCAGCTATTGGCAACAAGTGGCGAGCCAGCAACTGGTCACCCAGGACATCCAGATCACCCGGCAGGATTCGGCGGTGTATCGGTTCCCGCTGGAACTGGCAGCCCTCAAGCCACGGCTTCAACTGTTCGTCGATGCCCTGTTGCGCGCCAACCCTTATCAAAGTGCGGAACTGCTGCGCGGCTTCTATTTCACCAGTGCACTGGACGCAGACCAGCCGGAACTGGGTGGACACGCACGGCAAGTGACCGAGCGTTTTTCGCTGGAAGGTGATCGGGAGATCGCCAACGGTCACGCGCAACCGCGCCCGTTGTTCATCAACAGTCTGTTCCGCAAAGTCATCATTCCCGACCAGCACCTGGTGGCGCTGTACACCACCAATCACCGCGAGCGTCGGCGCCGGGCGACCTGGATCGGCGGTGCCGCAGTGATCGCGGTGCTGCTGTGCAGCCTGTTGGGCTGGTCGTATGTGAACAACAGGAACACCTTGCAGAGTCTCTCGGCAGAACTGACCCAGGCTGGCGTCGACGACCGTTCAGTACCCGCTCAGTACACCGATTGGCAAACCCTGGATCGCCTGCGTTTCTGGACTGCGCACTACTACGCGCAGCATCACGACGAAGGCGTGCCGCTGCGCATGCGCCTGGGGCTCTATCAAGGCTACAAGGTAGAACCACTGGTGCGCAGCCACTATTTCGACCGACTGGAAAGCGTGATGCTCAAGCCCACGGCCGACAACCTGACCCGCTCGTTGTATTTGCTGACCACCCTCAAGGTCTATCAGCGCAATGCCAAAGAGTTGATGCCCGTGACCGGCGTGGACAGCGTTGAACCCAAGGCGCTGCCCAATGACAACCGGGCGCAATCCATCGCAGGTTTCGGCAAGGCGACGCTGGACACCTACGTCATGCTGTCCCGTGCCCAGCGTGAAAAGGCCGACCCTGGGTTCCTGAAAGCGAAAATCCCGGATTACTGGTACCCGGCGATTGCCCGTCAGGTCGGCAACGCCAGTGTCGCCGCCTCGGACTATGAATTCGCCAGCCGCCAGATCAATTTTTACAGCGACCAGATTCACGAGCCGGACGTGCCGCGAATCCTCGACAACGCGTTCCTGATCTCCAGCTCGCGCAACTACATCAACAGCCTGCTGACCCAATCGCTGCGCTCGATCGAAACCATCACGCTGGAGTCGGACACCCTGTTCGCTTTCGCCCGTGCCGACTTCCAGAGCCTGAAGACTGAAGGCCAAAGCCAGCTCAGCGCGATTGCCGGCAAGCTGCTCAGCACTCCCAACATCGGAAAAATCATCATCGCCGGGCACGCCGATCAGCTCGGCGATCCCCAAGGCAACCTGCAGGTTTCCAAACAGCGGGCGCAAACCATCAAGACCTACCTGGTGGGCAAAGGCGTACCCGGCGAGCTGGTCGAAGCCGTCGGCGAAGGCAGCAACAAGCCCTTGGTCAAGTGCGATATGCAGCAGCCAAGGGCCCTGCTGATCCGCTGCCTTGAGCCTAACCGGCGGGTAGAAATCGAAGTGCGGGCACTCAACTGA
- a CDS encoding amino acid synthesis family protein, whose product MSFEIRKIVSYVEETFIEGGKATDKPVTMVGLAVVMKNPWLGNGFVEDLKPQIRANCSDLGALMVERLVGIIGGAEKIEAYGKAAVVGADGEIEHASAVIHTLRFGNHYREAVKAKSYLSFTNKRGGPGTSIQIPMMHKDDEGLRSHYITLEMQIEDAPRADEIVVVLGCADGGRLHPRIGNRYIDLEELAAEKAQ is encoded by the coding sequence ATGAGTTTCGAAATCCGCAAGATCGTCAGCTATGTCGAAGAAACCTTTATTGAAGGCGGCAAAGCCACCGATAAGCCCGTGACCATGGTCGGTCTGGCCGTGGTGATGAAGAACCCCTGGCTGGGCAACGGTTTCGTCGAAGACCTGAAACCACAGATCCGCGCCAACTGCTCCGACCTCGGCGCGCTGATGGTCGAGCGTCTGGTGGGCATCATTGGCGGCGCCGAGAAAATCGAAGCTTACGGCAAGGCTGCGGTGGTCGGCGCCGACGGCGAGATCGAGCACGCTTCGGCGGTGATCCACACCCTGCGCTTCGGCAACCATTACCGCGAAGCGGTCAAGGCCAAGAGCTACCTGAGCTTCACCAACAAGCGCGGCGGCCCGGGCACCTCGATCCAGATCCCGATGATGCACAAGGACGACGAAGGCCTGCGTTCGCACTACATCACCCTGGAAATGCAGATCGAAGACGCCCCGCGTGCCGACGAGATCGTCGTGGTCCTGGGTTGCGCCGACGGCGGCCGCCTGCACCCGCGCATCGGCAACCGCTACATCGACCTGGAAGAACTGGCAGCCGAAAAAGCCCAGTAA
- a CDS encoding aldehyde dehydrogenase, giving the protein MTLARFQMCIGGEWVDALSGKTFESLNPALAEPWAELPDADEADVERAVQAAQTAFDSPAWRGLTATARGKLLRRLGDLIAENKEQLAQLESRDNGKLIRETRGQVGYLPEFFHYTAGLADKLEGGTLPLDKPDLFAYTVHEAMGVVAAIIPWNSPLYLTAIKLAPALAAGNTIVIKPSEHASATILELARLALEAGIPPGVVNVVTGYGPSTGAALTRHPLIRKIAFTGGAATARHVVRSSAENFAKLSLELGGKSPNIIFADADLDSAINGAIAGIYAASGQSCVSGSRLLVQDEIYDEFVGRLVERAQRIRIGNPQDDSSEMGPMATAQQLAVVEGLVADAIAEGARLRLGGKRPENLGDGWFYEPTLFECDRNSMKIMQEEVFGPVASVIRFKDEAEALAIANDSQFGLAAGIWTRDLGRAHRLARDVRSGIIWVNTYRAVSAMAPIGGFKNSGYGRESGIDSVLAYTELKTVWINLSQAPMPDPFVMR; this is encoded by the coding sequence ATGACACTCGCACGCTTCCAGATGTGCATCGGCGGTGAATGGGTCGATGCCCTGTCCGGCAAGACCTTCGAAAGCCTCAACCCGGCGCTGGCCGAGCCTTGGGCTGAACTGCCCGACGCCGACGAAGCCGATGTCGAGCGCGCCGTACAAGCCGCGCAAACCGCTTTCGACAGCCCGGCATGGCGCGGTTTGACCGCCACCGCTCGCGGCAAACTGCTGCGTCGCCTGGGCGACCTGATCGCCGAGAACAAGGAACAACTGGCGCAGCTGGAAAGCCGCGACAACGGCAAGCTGATCCGTGAAACCCGTGGTCAGGTTGGCTATCTGCCGGAGTTCTTCCACTACACCGCAGGCTTGGCGGACAAGCTCGAAGGCGGCACCCTGCCGCTGGACAAGCCGGACCTGTTTGCCTACACCGTGCACGAAGCCATGGGCGTGGTCGCCGCGATCATTCCGTGGAACAGCCCGCTGTACCTGACCGCGATCAAACTCGCCCCGGCCCTCGCCGCGGGCAACACCATCGTGATCAAGCCGTCGGAACACGCCTCGGCGACCATCCTCGAACTGGCACGCCTGGCGCTGGAAGCCGGGATTCCGCCGGGGGTGGTCAACGTTGTCACCGGTTATGGCCCGAGCACCGGCGCCGCCCTCACCCGCCATCCGCTGATCCGCAAGATCGCCTTCACCGGCGGCGCGGCCACAGCACGGCATGTGGTGCGCAGCAGCGCGGAGAACTTCGCCAAACTGTCGCTGGAACTGGGGGGAAAATCGCCGAACATCATCTTCGCCGACGCCGACCTCGACAGCGCGATCAACGGCGCCATCGCCGGGATCTACGCGGCCTCCGGGCAGAGCTGCGTGTCCGGTTCGCGCTTGCTGGTGCAGGACGAGATCTACGACGAGTTCGTCGGCCGTTTGGTGGAACGCGCCCAGCGCATCCGCATCGGCAACCCCCAGGACGACAGCAGCGAAATGGGCCCGATGGCCACCGCCCAGCAACTGGCCGTGGTCGAAGGCCTGGTGGCCGATGCCATCGCCGAAGGTGCGCGCCTGCGCCTGGGCGGCAAGCGTCCGGAGAATCTGGGCGACGGCTGGTTCTACGAGCCAACGCTGTTCGAGTGCGACCGCAATTCGATGAAGATCATGCAGGAAGAAGTCTTTGGCCCGGTGGCTTCGGTCATCCGTTTCAAGGACGAAGCCGAAGCGCTGGCGATTGCCAACGACTCGCAGTTCGGCCTCGCCGCCGGCATCTGGACCCGCGACCTGGGCCGCGCCCATCGCCTGGCCCGGGACGTGCGTTCGGGGATCATCTGGGTCAACACCTACCGCGCGGTCTCGGCCATGGCGCCGATCGGCGGCTTCAAGAACAGTGGCTATGGACGCGAAAGCGGCATCGATTCGGTGCTGGCCTACACCGAGCTGAAAACGGTGTGGATCAACCTGTCCCAGGCACCGATGCCTGATCCCTTCGTGATGCGCTAG
- a CDS encoding alpha/beta fold hydrolase, which yields MIRLTAELTPAGTSYLATGQGQPVVLIHGVGLNKEMWGGQIVGLATKYRVIAYDMLGHGASPRPESGTPLLGYADQLLELLDHLQLPKATVIGFSMGGLVARAFALHYPQRLEGLVVLNSVFNRSAEQRAGVIARTSQAAEHGPDANAEAALSRWFSREYQAANPAQIAAIRQTLAGNDPQGYLTTYELFATQDMYRADDLASIQVPTLIATGELDPGSTPEMARQLAERIPGATVAVLAEQRHMMPVESPRLVNQLLLEFLQTAHSQQNQIKGIVA from the coding sequence ATGATTCGGCTCACCGCTGAACTCACCCCGGCTGGCACCAGTTACCTGGCGACCGGCCAAGGCCAGCCCGTGGTCTTGATCCACGGCGTGGGCCTGAACAAAGAAATGTGGGGCGGCCAGATCGTTGGCCTGGCCACGAAGTACCGCGTCATCGCCTACGACATGCTCGGCCATGGCGCCAGCCCGCGCCCGGAAAGCGGCACGCCGCTGCTCGGCTATGCCGACCAGTTGCTGGAGCTGCTCGACCACCTGCAATTGCCCAAGGCAACGGTGATCGGTTTTTCCATGGGCGGGCTGGTGGCGCGGGCTTTTGCCCTGCACTACCCGCAACGCCTGGAAGGCCTGGTGGTGCTCAACAGCGTGTTCAACCGCAGCGCCGAACAGCGTGCCGGGGTCATCGCCCGCACCAGCCAGGCCGCCGAACACGGGCCGGACGCCAATGCCGAAGCGGCGCTGTCGCGCTGGTTCAGCCGCGAATACCAGGCCGCGAACCCGGCGCAGATCGCCGCGATTCGCCAGACCCTGGCCGGCAATGACCCCCAGGGTTACCTGACCACTTATGAACTGTTCGCCACCCAGGACATGTACCGCGCCGACGACCTGGCCAGCATCCAGGTGCCGACGCTGATCGCCACCGGCGAGCTGGACCCCGGTTCGACCCCGGAAATGGCCAGGCAACTGGCCGAACGCATTCCCGGTGCGACCGTTGCCGTGCTCGCCGAGCAACGGCATATGATGCCGGTAGAGTCGCCGCGCCTGGTCAACCAGCTGTTGCTGGAGTTTCTGCAGACCGCGCACTCCCAACAAAACCAGATCAAGGGGATCGTTGCATGA
- a CDS encoding J domain-containing protein has translation MRHDKDDPKGYYLVMGLTSTVGDDQIKAAYRRRAMELHPDRNPGNDTTRQFQFLNEAYAVLSNPVSRTEYDSVGTQTAGTDPATSQVPDPIVCSLCTKVSAQPRVVVFRSVKSFLVATIRKPIAGVYCSECAQKQSLKASATSWLLGWWGFPWGPLYTAHALVSNMFGGTHPPLENARLLGYQAYYFYATGRPDLAQSLAENAIKYCRKVPNTPSRKSAEETERDSLLSNLEAFMAELGSNNKANRLKNSWGPIHGRFFVHLGAIAAAAGVIAIAIINYPQSHYSPPRGPMPYSAQPAPLATSTNVSGGMVVQPASATNTPQTVVAKKPAYVRSKMAPNGRPWPKTAGYLVGEPQTHKTGHSEVTIDNGQNNSDVLLKLVALEGKLARPARQIFIPAHSSFTMKNLTAGNFDVRYRDLTSGGLSRSESMELTESTTYKGTQYSVITLTLYKVANGNTATYGLSEDEF, from the coding sequence ATGCGACACGACAAAGATGATCCTAAGGGATATTACTTAGTCATGGGGTTAACCTCGACCGTCGGGGATGATCAGATCAAGGCCGCCTATCGAAGGCGCGCCATGGAGCTACACCCTGATCGCAACCCTGGAAACGATACCACCCGGCAATTTCAATTCTTAAATGAAGCTTATGCGGTGCTATCGAACCCCGTCTCCAGGACCGAATATGACAGCGTGGGTACTCAAACTGCTGGCACTGATCCCGCGACATCTCAAGTGCCAGACCCTATCGTCTGTTCTCTCTGCACAAAAGTTTCGGCTCAACCAAGAGTCGTGGTATTCCGATCTGTAAAAAGCTTCCTTGTGGCAACAATTCGCAAACCTATCGCTGGTGTGTACTGCAGTGAGTGTGCTCAGAAACAGTCTCTGAAAGCATCAGCAACCAGTTGGTTGCTTGGTTGGTGGGGCTTTCCATGGGGGCCGCTTTACACTGCGCACGCATTGGTGAGCAACATGTTCGGTGGCACGCATCCACCGCTTGAAAATGCTAGATTGCTGGGTTACCAAGCTTACTATTTCTATGCGACTGGACGCCCTGACCTGGCACAGTCACTCGCCGAAAACGCGATAAAGTACTGCAGGAAAGTGCCGAATACACCTAGCCGTAAAAGTGCGGAAGAAACTGAGCGAGACAGTCTGCTCAGCAACCTTGAAGCATTCATGGCCGAATTGGGTAGCAACAACAAAGCCAATCGATTGAAAAACAGCTGGGGCCCCATACACGGTCGTTTTTTTGTCCATCTTGGTGCGATTGCTGCGGCGGCTGGAGTGATCGCCATCGCGATAATTAATTATCCCCAATCACACTATTCTCCGCCTCGTGGGCCAATGCCGTATTCCGCGCAACCTGCCCCATTAGCAACTTCCACAAATGTGTCGGGTGGTATGGTTGTTCAGCCTGCGTCGGCTACCAACACCCCACAGACGGTGGTGGCAAAAAAACCGGCCTATGTGCGTTCGAAGATGGCCCCAAATGGCCGGCCATGGCCTAAAACCGCGGGGTACTTGGTTGGTGAACCACAAACGCACAAGACTGGCCACTCGGAGGTGACGATCGACAATGGGCAGAACAACTCGGACGTTCTGCTGAAACTCGTTGCGTTGGAAGGTAAGCTAGCCCGGCCGGCAAGGCAGATTTTTATTCCTGCACACAGTAGCTTTACCATGAAAAATCTCACTGCTGGCAACTTTGATGTACGGTATCGCGATCTGACTTCCGGCGGTCTTTCGCGCTCGGAATCTATGGAGCTAACTGAATCCACCACATACAAAGGGACCCAGTACAGTGTTATCACGCTTACTCTCTACAAAGTGGCGAATGGCAACACTGCGACTTACGGGCTTTCAGAGGATGAGTTCTAA
- a CDS encoding flavin reductase family protein has product MIEPGIYKDVMSSFPSGVTVVTTLDPDGGIVGITASAFSALSIDPALVLFCPNYGSDTYPVLRDSKQFAIHLLSAEQTAEAYAFAGKGKDKAKGIEWHLSDLGNPILAKATAIIECELWREYDGGDHAIIVGAVKNLILPAQPVTPMIYHKGKLGPLPTLA; this is encoded by the coding sequence ATGATCGAACCCGGCATTTACAAAGACGTGATGAGTTCGTTCCCGTCCGGGGTCACGGTGGTCACCACCCTGGACCCGGACGGCGGCATCGTAGGCATTACCGCCAGCGCGTTCAGTGCGCTGTCGATCGACCCGGCGCTGGTGCTGTTCTGCCCCAACTACGGCTCCGACACCTACCCGGTGCTGCGCGACAGCAAGCAGTTCGCGATTCATTTGCTGTCCGCCGAGCAGACCGCCGAAGCCTACGCCTTCGCCGGTAAAGGCAAGGACAAGGCCAAAGGCATCGAGTGGCACCTGAGCGATCTGGGTAACCCGATCCTGGCCAAGGCCACGGCGATCATCGAGTGCGAACTGTGGCGCGAATACGACGGCGGCGATCACGCGATCATCGTCGGCGCGGTGAAGAACCTGATCCTGCCCGCGCAACCGGTCACGCCGATGATCTACCACAAAGGCAAGCTGGGTCCGCTGCCCACCCTGGCCTGA
- the tssA gene encoding type VI secretion system protein TssA: MSEFLNDLSLAELTAPINEGSGEDLSFSTLFDQVKEARRADPDYLTQGDWQTDLKSSDWDLTLTLAAQGLARQSKDLMLVAWLSEALAHKYHFTGITFGLTLAERLLDNFWTGLFPSLEDGVDERAARLAWMKTSLADVVGGLPITQGQQYGLLRYDESRHVENLALQNPQAMRAALDEGKINAEVFQRSVVLTDSDHLRQKAAEIAASVNACQQLQSTADRLFGHDAPSFAGLHDVLSRAGQLAEKLLKDRGIELHPAPVAPTPTVSENAGAQPAGAAMTQTQQDIPVTPLRTTPQTRDEAFTLLAGIAQFFKQTEPQSPVPYLIERAIKWGNMPLEGWLNDVIKDSNVVDNIRDVLGTKEAKS, encoded by the coding sequence ATGTCTGAATTTCTCAACGACCTTTCGCTGGCCGAACTGACCGCGCCCATCAATGAGGGGAGCGGCGAAGACCTGAGCTTTTCCACCTTGTTCGATCAGGTGAAAGAAGCACGGCGAGCAGACCCCGATTACCTGACCCAGGGTGACTGGCAAACCGATCTGAAGTCATCCGACTGGGATCTGACCCTCACCCTGGCTGCCCAGGGCCTTGCTCGACAGAGCAAGGACCTGATGCTCGTCGCCTGGCTCAGCGAAGCCCTGGCGCACAAATATCATTTCACCGGTATCACCTTCGGCCTGACCCTGGCCGAACGCCTGCTGGACAATTTCTGGACCGGCCTCTTCCCTTCCCTCGAAGATGGGGTCGATGAACGCGCTGCCCGCCTGGCGTGGATGAAAACGTCGCTGGCGGATGTGGTGGGCGGACTGCCCATCACCCAAGGCCAACAGTACGGCCTGCTGCGATATGACGAGTCCCGGCACGTCGAAAACCTGGCGTTGCAGAACCCCCAGGCCATGCGCGCCGCCCTCGACGAAGGCAAGATCAACGCCGAGGTGTTCCAGCGCTCGGTGGTGCTGACCGACTCCGATCACCTGCGCCAGAAGGCCGCCGAAATCGCCGCCAGCGTGAACGCCTGCCAGCAACTGCAGAGCACTGCCGACAGGCTGTTCGGCCACGACGCGCCGAGTTTTGCCGGGCTCCATGACGTGTTGTCCCGCGCAGGCCAACTGGCCGAGAAACTGCTCAAGGATCGCGGTATCGAACTGCACCCGGCCCCTGTCGCGCCCACCCCGACCGTCTCCGAAAACGCTGGCGCACAACCTGCAGGTGCCGCAATGACCCAGACCCAGCAAGACATCCCAGTCACACCGCTGCGCACCACACCGCAAACCCGCGACGAGGCATTCACCCTGCTGGCGGGCATCGCGCAGTTCTTCAAGCAGACCGAACCCCAGAGCCCCGTCCCCTACCTGATCGAACGGGCGATCAAATGGGGCAACATGCCGCTCGAGGGTTGGCTGAATGATGTGATCAAGGACAGCAATGTGGTGGACAACATCCGCGATGTGCTGGGGACCAAGGAAGCGAAGTCCTGA